Proteins co-encoded in one Desulfovibrio sp. JC022 genomic window:
- a CDS encoding cyclase family protein codes for MPKKIIDLSVSIRSDKPSDPPGFIPEITYADHKAGASQMASVFPGLTPDQLPEQEGWAVEFVKMSTHAGTHMDAPYHYHSKTDDNTPAMTIDQIPLEWCIGAGVKLDFRHLEDGYVVTPADIDRELERINHVLREGEIVVVNTSAGDRFGHEDYLEKGCGMGREATLHLTGQGIKIVGTDAWSWDAPFSSTIRKFMETKDPSIIWEGHYAGSTIPYCHMEKMANLEQLPSTGFTVICMPVKVHRGSAGWVRPVAMIEE; via the coding sequence ATGCCTAAAAAGATTATTGATCTGTCTGTTTCCATTCGTTCTGACAAACCTTCCGATCCTCCGGGCTTCATTCCTGAAATAACTTATGCCGACCACAAAGCCGGTGCGTCTCAAATGGCATCAGTATTTCCGGGCCTGACCCCGGATCAACTTCCAGAACAAGAAGGCTGGGCTGTTGAATTCGTAAAAATGAGCACCCATGCCGGAACACATATGGATGCTCCATATCATTATCACTCCAAAACAGACGACAACACTCCTGCAATGACCATCGACCAGATTCCTTTGGAATGGTGCATCGGAGCAGGTGTGAAACTCGATTTTCGTCACTTAGAAGATGGCTACGTTGTCACCCCCGCAGATATTGACCGGGAGCTTGAACGAATAAATCACGTATTGCGTGAAGGCGAAATTGTAGTCGTAAACACCTCAGCCGGAGATCGCTTCGGTCACGAAGACTACCTTGAAAAAGGTTGCGGTATGGGGAGAGAAGCTACTCTTCATTTAACCGGCCAAGGTATCAAAATTGTCGGAACAGATGCTTGGAGCTGGGATGCACCATTCAGTTCAACTATAAGAAAATTCATGGAAACCAAAGACCCATCCATCATCTGGGAAGGTCATTATGCAGGAAGTACAATTCCATACTGCCATATGGAAAAAATGGCTAACCTAGAACAACTTCCCTCCACCGGATTTACTGTAATATGTATGCCTGTAAAAGTGCATAGAGGCTCGGCGGGCTGGGTGCGGCCGGTAGCGATGATCGAAGAGTAA